Part of the Diabrotica undecimpunctata isolate CICGRU unplaced genomic scaffold, icDiaUnde3 ctg00000859.1, whole genome shotgun sequence genome is shown below.
ATTGTTGAACCCTTAAACCCCCGTAATGCTTTTTACGGCGGTCGAACAAATGCTACAAAATTAATGGTATATGGTAAAAAACTTCGGTATATCGATGTAGTATCTTTGTATCCAACCGTCCAATACTATGACGCTTATCCGGTGGGTCATCCTCTTAAGATCTACAATCCTGTTGCTTTATGATTCATCGTGGTTTGGGTCTTATTCAGTGCACTGTTCCTTCTCCTAGACAACTGTATCATCCTGTATTACCGCTAAGAACAACAAAGATATTGTTTCCTCTCTGCAAACAATGCATAGAAGACATGCCCGACACGTGCCTTCATACGGAATCTCAAAGAATGTTTTCAGGAACATGACAACGTTGAAGATGAAGAAAGCTTTGGAAAAAGGCTATCAAATCACCAGTATTAGCGAGGTGTGGCACTTCGAGCAAACAACTAGGGAGTTGTTTAAGGATACGTAAAGGactttatgaaaataaaattagaaagtaGTCCACATACTTGTACATCAAACGATGAATATGCTCTGACTGTGAAAACACAAATGGGAATAAATTTAGATCTGTCTAAATTCTCTGTTAACCCAGGTAGAAGAGAGGTCGCTAAACTCTGTCTAAACAGTCTATGGGGTAAATTCGGCCAACGAGTGAATTTGTCCCAGACCGAATATATCACTAACTGCAAACGATGGTATGAGATACTATTGGATGACACACTAGATATTACTAACTGTTTATTCTTTGATAACGACATGGCTCAGGTAACATTTTGCGTGAAAGAACAGTTTCTGGAAAAATCTACCCAAACAAATGTTTTTATTGCAGCGTTTACAACAGCCAATGCTCGCTTAAGGTTGTACAACATGCTCGAAAAACTGGACGAAGCAGTTGTCTATTTCGATACGGATTCTGTAGTGTACATTGATGATGGTCTTAACACAGTCGAAACGGGTGAACTGTTGGGTGATTGGTCAGACGAATTACCGGTCGATGACTATATCATTGAATTTTTTTCCACTGGCCCTAAGTCTTACACTTTTAAGACAAAGCTAGGCCGCGAAGTAACTAAAATTAAAGGGTTTACACTAAACTATGAAAATTCTTTATATCTAAATCGCGACGTTCTGGTTGATATAATTACTGAAAAATTAGACAATACTGttttatattatgatcaaatatGTAGAGACGTGCATACTTAAAATATAGTTACTACCGAGAGAGTTTCTAAGACATTCCGCATAGACTATAACAAACGTAGAACATTACcagaaaataacagaataataataaaccCCTGGGGGTTCTAATAACATTCTAATTTTATCACCTAGTCTTTTGTATGTATACTCATCATACCTAGTTATCTCTTTTGTTATAGTAGATAATGGCTTTGTGGTATACAACAGGTACGTGTAGAGGCGTGAGGTGTACACCTCTGTACACAGCTGTTCTGGATGAGTGCTGGGACGATGAATGGCACGAATCTCCACTGTACCACATCAGACGTAGATACTTGTCTCTACACTTAGGTGATGACACCCAACAGACGGCTATCAGTGGAGATTCGTGCCATCCCGAGCCGTATGTGGATGAGAACTGGGACAATGAATGGCACGAATCTCCACTGCACCACATCAGACGTAGATACTTGTCTCTACACTTAGGTGATGACACACCCAACAGACGGGCGGCAGTGGAGATTCGTGCCATCCCGAGTCGTCTGTGGATGAGAACTGGGACAATGAATGGCATGTGTCACCCTTGCCATACATTAAAGTCGGGGCATTATTTAAGAACATTATTCGGGAGCAGCCCCCAAAAATATCGAAGGCACAGAAGAAGCGCTTTCGCATGGCAGAGCGTGAACGTCACAAAATAATGTTCTTAAATAATGCCACTGCTTAACAAGGtttaattaattttagttaattaagtttttagttaatttttttagttaattttaattttggtgtAGTTTAGTAGTTTGTAGTTTTAGGTTTTAAAGTTAATTGTAGTTGTGttcattttttggtttttaatataGTTATTTGACACCTGAAGTAGTCTTTCATTCATAGGTAAGACCTTTTTGTTTGTAGCGTGGCTTCCACCGATGCGCTATTAAGACGTTTTGACATGTCAAACTCATCTCGATACACACGACATTCTTATTTTTACATTATAACCTTAACTCTTAAGTTAATTCTTGTTTGTACTTAGCACTCTCATACATATTTTAAAACACAGAGCTATGGCTGATGATTATTGTATTGACGACTACGATTTATTGGTGGATGATTTAGAGATATTAAAACTGGCTCAAGAACTAGAAAATAGCATATTACGGGAGTTGCTAATATGTACTGAAACatgtaatattgtattttgttgtAGCTGTAACAACTATATTCTGGGTACTACCAAACCCGTATCCTGTTTTTGTACTAGTTGCAATGAAATAAATATGTTTGAACCTTATTCACGTTGTTTATATACATACCTACCATCAGACTTTCCTCTTAACGAATAACGCTTAGGATTTTACGTAAAGACATGACGTCTTTGGGATATATATAAAGACACctatttatgcatgtgttttatTTACAGACAGTCACACTTGTGTTTCAGGACACCATGAATGGTCCTTGGCTGCTGCATACCTTGCATACACGTCACGTTAAAAAGTTTAATACCTACATTACCACTTATCAACTTCACAATGTGAAAGAAGGTGGTGGGTTAAACGATGTACATGACTCTTTGCAAACCACCTTGAGCGATGCTTTACAAGATGCCAAAAAGCTGGCTAATTATAAACCTGGTGACAAAATACGTATAGTGGCTTTTAATGATAAATTTAACACACCTGTATCCACAACTATGTCCAGTAGCACCGATATGTGCGCTTTACTGGACAAAACAGAAGATATCATTACTTCTGACCAAACTGTTGGCTTACATAAAACAACTTTTGATATACAAATTATGAAAACTGCTTAATATATgctgttatttttttaatgtaatatacTTTTAAACATTATACTttgttgttatttaaaaaaacataatgtatcctctatatgttactgacttcagatcctactacattctgcggAGGAATTTGCggcacaattggtctcatttagcataattagagccgcttctttgatttttctttttaccatccgtttcttttaagACCACATTTGAATTATTCCAGTGAACCCTATGGATCCCATGCGTGCTTACATATTtcagatctatcaaattctctttaatataagattgatttttatcttaacatattcgttaccacctcccctttccatcgatacctcacACGTTGTACGCTGCgccgtttggacgttacaagcttagtgccgttttggcaatgcttttgtgttttatttttatattgacatattcgttacctcctcccctttccatcgataccttacacattgttatacgttgagccgtttagacgtttcAAGATTAGTGCCCTCTGGCATtgtattttgcttttgtttttgtgttaatgTATTCGCTACCCTCTctccgttccaacgagccctcgtacgtcacgatcggaccaatagaaacaaagatatgacgtaatgccgTTTTGGCACAgtctttgcgttttatttttgtcttaacatattcgttaccacctcccctttccattgGTACCtcacacgttgttgtacgttgagccattTGGACGTTAGCCGATATCTTGTGACGTCAGAGTGGGAGTGACAAAGCCTTATCTCAACACACGAACAACATACTGTTAGGTGCCCCATTAGACGCATGAATAGCCACACCCACCCTGCGGCGCCATGACAACCCTACGGTGCCAACCACACGACAACCCTGCGGTTTCGCGCCAACCACACGCCCTGCGGTCAAGTGGTGCCAAGTGACACTGGTGCCAAGTGACCCGTAACTacttataccgaccacgttaaTAATTACAACGTTTTATTAGGAATGCAAAACCAAAATAGGTTATCTCGGTTATCACTTCATGAGGAACAACGAAAGATATGGATTCTTcctctttaagttccatcttctattgaaggttggaaatcatcatgcctatgcggactctgttgactgccgctctaaaaagttctgcactactgcatgtaaaccattcccttaagttcctaagccaggatattcttcgtcttcctacatttcgctttccttggattttgccttgcataataagttgtaataatgcgtatttttgctctctcatcacatgtcctaagtactcaagttttcgtcttctgatagttaatattatttccgcctcatttcctatccttctagttacttccacgtttggcATTCTTTggatccatgatattcgtaggattcttgtGTAACacaaaaattcaaaggcggccttCAAATCAAACTTATttagatggacttgttttagtgtctaCGCTTctaagccataaagaagagtagagaaaacgtaacatcgaagcattctcagacgtagttctaaccttatatcccgacaacaaagaaaaagTTATGGATTGCTCCAACTAATTTTACAGAGAAAAGTAGAACGAAAACAGGGCCAaaaaggcgaaggatttcctggctgaagaatctacgtgcgtggttcaacacaacaacgaAAGCAAAAAAAGCAGTGTACATATTGCCATGATGGTGGTAAACATCCGAAACGGACaagcactataagaagaagaaatttattccttatatttattaatattgttctgtagccattttcttgtggcatcatatgtaatttactattttgttTGGGAATAAGGCCACAATTTAAgtttgaaattaaatttatatcaaaatacaaaacattaatgtttgatttccgaagtggaaatcgaaacgtcaaataaatttaattttaacttaaattgtggctttattcccaaataaaatagtaaacttatatttattaaaataaatcaacaaaAGCATACTTACTTGCAGAGTTAAGCCGAAAATAGAATGAAAACACAGGTACAATGGCACAGTTTTAGGTCTAAATTAACACTATAAACAAATTTATCCACACAGTTTAAATTAACACGACTGAGGTTTTGGCGGTCAGACTAGTGGGACGTGTGTAGTGTCGCTCcgaaattaaattccaattttgggtgGTTTCGAGTGTAATCTGCATGCAAATTAGTGTAAAGTGTATTTAAAAAGGACCTTTGTGTAAGTAAATAATCAGTTATCTGATTTTGAACGGTATTAAATTAATAGTTAGTTTTAATTGCCCTACGGATAAAAGTGAAAGTTCTGAGTGGTCGAAACGAGTTGAGCTATTTGCGCTGGACGGGTgagtaagaacgataaacaataataattatcaacaaaaacaataggtctgttattcagatttcggtaaaactatacagaattataaaggctgaatttatt
Proteins encoded:
- the LOC140431441 gene encoding uncharacterized protein, which produces MKIKLESSPHTCTSNDEYALTVKTQMGINLDLSKFSVNPGRREVAKLCLNSLWGKFGQRVNLSQTEYITNCKRWYEILLDDTLDITNCLFFDNDMAQVTFCVKEQFLEKSTQTNVFIAAFTTANARLRLYNMLEKLDEAVVYFDTDSVVYIDDGLNTVETGELLGDWSDELPVDDYIIEFFSTGPKSYTFKTKLGREVTKIKGFTLNYENSLYLNRDVLVDIITEKLDNTVLYYDQICRDVHT